The Halomicrobium zhouii region TGCGCGGCAACACCGACGACCGGCCGTTCCTGGACACCTCGCGCATGTTCGACGTCGAACACGCCGCGACGGAGTTCGTCGCGGAGGCGGACGGTCCCTTCTTCCTCTGGGTCCACTACATGGACGCCCATACGCCGTACGTCCCCGCGCCTCGCTACATCCGCGAGGTCTCCTCGGACCGCCTCGGGACCCACCGGATGCTCCACGCCCACACCCGGACCGGACTGGGCTGGGACGTCGGCGAGCGAACCCTGGCGGACCTGCGGACGCTGTACCAGGCAGCGGTGCGGCAGGTCGACGCCAGCGTCGGCCGGCTCCTCGAGGCGCTCTCCGCGAACGACGTCGCCGACGACACCGCCGTCGTCGTGGCGGGCGACCACGGCGAGGAGTTCCAGGAGCACGGCCACCTCGCCCACTACCCGAAGCTCTACGACGAACTGATCGGTGTCCCGCTCGTCGTCGACGTCCCCGGCGCCGAGGGCCGACGGATCGAGGGCCAGGTCGGCCTCGACGACGTCCCGCCGACGGTGGTCGACCTGCTCGACGTCGACGCGCCCGAGGAGTGGGCGGGGACGAGCCTCGCGCCGAGCGTCCTCGACGGCGAGTCCCCAGACGACGACCCGGTGGTCTCCGTCACGGTCCGCGGCGAGGACGTGACGTCCCAGCCCATCCCCCGCTCGCTCGAGGACGGCGACCTGCTGGTCAGCGTCCGGGACCGCGAGTGGACCTACGTCGAGAACGTCGACGCGGGGACGACCGAACTGTACTATCGGCCCGACGACCCGACCCAGCAGACGGACCTGTCGACGGATCCGACCGGGGAGGCCGCGGCCGTCGTCGACCGGTTCGCCCCCCTCGTCGACGCCCACGCCGCCCGCCTCCGCGAGCGGACCGAGCGATCGACGACCGGCGAGGTCGACGACGACCTCGGGGCACGGCTGGAGGCGCTCGGCTACCGATAATGGTCCGGGAGCTGCTGCGCAACCTCCTGGACGGTCCCATCGCCCCGCAACTGCGCAAGTTCGTCGCCGTCGGCGCGGTCACGGCCGGGATCCAGATGGTGCTGCTGTGGGCGTTCGTCGACGCCGGCGGACTCAACTATCTCGTCGGCGCGGCCGTCGCCATCGAGATCACCATCGTCCTCTCGTACGTGCTCAACAACGCCTGGACGTTTCGCGCCTCCCGGAACACGGGCCGGGTCGACTACCTGACCGGCCTGGTGAAGACGAACGTGGTGCGCGGGACGGCCATCCCGATCCAGCTCGCAGTGCTGTTCGTCCTGGTCGAGTGGCAGACGCTCACCTACCTGGTCGGTAACGCGGTCGCCATCGGCGTCAGCGGGCTCTACCGGTACGTCCTCGACGCCCGCTGGACGTGGGGCTAAGGAACCGGAGACTGCCGAACTGCCGGGGTGAGTGGCCGCAGGCTGGGGCCCCATGGCGGTCGCTTTCCGGGTCTGG contains the following coding sequences:
- a CDS encoding sulfatase; its protein translation is MTPATAPSNVVLVTVDSLRADAIGAYDDARHTPVLDSLAERGTVFERAFATGNWTPFSFPSLLGSRPVFADTGQIGVDGAPTLARTLSEAGLSTGGFNAANGFLTSHWGYDDGFDEFEPFVASVGSGLYSRYLATHPTVEAWLQLATSPVRRLGSWLRGNTDDRPFLDTSRMFDVEHAATEFVAEADGPFFLWVHYMDAHTPYVPAPRYIREVSSDRLGTHRMLHAHTRTGLGWDVGERTLADLRTLYQAAVRQVDASVGRLLEALSANDVADDTAVVVAGDHGEEFQEHGHLAHYPKLYDELIGVPLVVDVPGAEGRRIEGQVGLDDVPPTVVDLLDVDAPEEWAGTSLAPSVLDGESPDDDPVVSVTVRGEDVTSQPIPRSLEDGDLLVSVRDREWTYVENVDAGTTELYYRPDDPTQQTDLSTDPTGEAAAVVDRFAPLVDAHAARLRERTERSTTGEVDDDLGARLEALGYR
- a CDS encoding GtrA family protein, whose amino-acid sequence is MVRELLRNLLDGPIAPQLRKFVAVGAVTAGIQMVLLWAFVDAGGLNYLVGAAVAIEITIVLSYVLNNAWTFRASRNTGRVDYLTGLVKTNVVRGTAIPIQLAVLFVLVEWQTLTYLVGNAVAIGVSGLYRYVLDARWTWG